One stretch of Zootoca vivipara chromosome 8, rZooViv1.1, whole genome shotgun sequence DNA includes these proteins:
- the LOC118090407 gene encoding sodium-dependent neutral amino acid transporter B(0)AT3-like has translation MATDEPEGSVEECKDKRARPKWDSKFQYLLSCAGFVVGLGNVWRFPYLCQTYGGGVFLIPYVIAFLLGAIPVFFLELAIGQRLKKGSIQLWWHISPFLGGLGYTSMIVSFLVSSYYNMLLALVMWYFINSFRNPLPWSSCPTDTSKPELIEECHKSTPTNYFWYRYTLNISTDIGNSGPHQWWLVLCLAACWLIVFICTVRGIESAGKAIYFTATFPYLILTLFLIYGLTLPGAIHGLLYFMTPNLKQINNPRAWLDAATQIFSSLSLGYGGHIAYSSYNPSGNDCELDAVMIAAINSLTSLFASVPIFSILGFKATMAYEDCLSRNVKYITKVSRNDNITVDSGAFWLSYLNGTDINKLASLKLANCDLQYFLDQSVSGPGLAFILFTEIAVKMPGSNTWAILFFLMLFSIGISSMFGFVQSILTPLTETPIVSRYIRKEAVCGLICLTAFLLGLVFTLRSGSYWLEMFDSFAGTLPLLIIGFFEVIGVVFIYGMKRFSADVEEMTGRPLNCYWKATWQFFSPGIMFVIFVSYVLLEETSSYNTWNPNYVHFPAKEPKKYPIWAAVISVMLETGPCLMIPFGAIYQLWRIVLKKKQIHKIHPDTSTGST, from the exons ATGGCAACTGATGAACCTGAAGGCAGCGTTGAAGAGTGTAAAGACAAGAGGGCAAGGCCCAAGTGGGATAGTAAATTCCAGTACCTTTTAAGTTGTGCTGGATTTGTTGTGGGTCTTGGAAATGTGTGGCGTTTTCCATACTTGTGCCAAACCTATGGAGGAG GGGTATTCCTGATTCCATACGTCATCGcgtttttgttgggagccatccCTGTATTTTTCCTTGAATTAGCTATAGGGCAACGCTTGAAAAAAGGCAGCATTCAACTCTGGTGGCACATCTCTCCTTTCCTGGGAGGACTGG GTTACACTTCTATGATAGTGTCCTTCCTAGTGAGTTCGTATTATAATATGCTTTTGGCCTTGGTGATGTGGTATTTTATAAACTCTTTCCGAAACCCGTTACCTTGGAGTTCCTGCCCAACAGATACCAGCAAACCAG AACTTATTGAAGAATGTCACAAAAGCACACCTACCAATTATTTCTGGTATAGGTACACTTTAAACATAAGCACAGATATTGGAAATAGTGGCCCACATCAGTGGTGGCTGGTTTTATGTTTGGCAGCCTGCTGGTTAATTGTGTTCATTTGTACAGTACGAGGAATTGAATCGGCTGGAAAG GCAATATATTTCACAGCTACATTTCCTTACCTAATTCTAACATTATTCCTTATTTATGGACTGACTCTCCCAGGAGCCATTCACGGATTACTCTACTTCATGACTCCTAAT cTCAAGCAGATCAACAATCCACGTGCCTGGCTTGATGCAGCCACCCagattttttcctctctttctttagGATATGGGGGACACATAGCATATTCAAGCTACAACCCTTCAGG AAATGACTGTGAACTGGATGCTGTCATGATAGCAGCAATAAACTCTCTGACGTCTTTGTTTGCGTCAGTCCCAATTTTTTCAATTCTGGGGTTCAAAGCAACAATGGCCTATGAAGACTGTTTGTCAAG AAATGTCAAATACATCACCAAGGTATCCAGGAATGACAACATCACTGTAGACAGTGGCGCATTTTGGCTCAGTTACTTGAATGGAACAGATATCAATAAACTTGCATCTCTCAAGCTGGCAAATTGTGATCTCCAGTATTTCCTTGATCAG AGTGTTTCTGGACCTGGCTTGGCCTTTATTCTGTTCACTGAAATCGCCGTTAAGATGCCTGGATCGAACACTTGGGCGATTCTGTTTTTTCTCATGCTGTTCAGTATTGGTATATCTTCCATGTTTGGATTTGTTCAAAGTATCTTGACGCCTCTCACAGAAACTCCCATTGTGTCTAGATACATACGCAAGGAGGCTGTATGCG GTTTAATATGCCTTACTGCCTTTCTGCTGGGCCTGGTTTTTACTCTGAGATCAGGAAGCTACTGGCTTGAGATGTTTGACAGCTTTGCGGGGACCTTGCCTTTGCTCATCATTGGTTTCTTTGAAGTGATCggtgttgtatttatttatggaaTGAAAAG ATTCAGTGCAGATGTGGAAGAGATGACAGGAAGACCACTAAACTGTTATTGGAAGGCAACGTGGCAATTTTTCTCCCCAGGGATAATGTTCGTGATTTTTGTGTCCTATGTACTTCTTGAGGAAACTTCAAGCTACAATACATGGAACCCAAATTAT GTACATTTTCCTGCAAAAGAGCCCAAAAAGTACCCTATCTGGGCTGCTGTCATCTCTGTGATGCTGGAAACTGGACCATGTTTGATGATCCCTTTCGGAGCCATTTACCAACTTTGGAGAATCGTACTGAAAAAGAAACAGATACACAAAATACATCCAGACACCAGCACTGGTAGCACCTGA